One segment of Platichthys flesus chromosome 15, fPlaFle2.1, whole genome shotgun sequence DNA contains the following:
- the ccna1 gene encoding cyclin-A1, with protein sequence MMTRPRSLPSDTCVIGQFPAAGKITICRLNCSDETLNLSSSAPLRHSSKENVQPSSKVEASQAQRPKPRTVLGVLSENQQQRRSDSKGDRFSRPSSVSGSSQHTLLGCTSSSGCDVNVEEAREVVLSASGQEVVTKSYHLATETAGLQNTDVRLLLGLSSSPYQESSMQSEIDDSLMSDEDLFVTEYAEDIHLHLRESEMRLRAKPGHLENHPEVTSGMRVVLVDWMVEVVQEYNLRLETLHLAVNYLDRFLSGTALVQRAKLQLVGTTALLIASKYEEIYPPKLNDFVYITDSTYTKGQLIRMEHFVLKVLAFKMAAPTMNQFLRLFMSIHPVSANTENLALYVAELSLMEIEAFLHYTSSIVAAAAFCLALYTVNESLWPDSLSLFTAYTMADIGPCLNELHKLFIRAESHPQQAITKKYKSSKYCHVSRITPPDTLLFP encoded by the exons ATGATGACCAGG CCTCGCTCTCTGCCGTCAGACACCTGCGTCATTGGACAGTTTCCAGCGGCGGGCAAAATAACCATCTGCCGACTGAACTGTTCGGATGAGACC CTGAACCTCAGCTCAAGTGCCCCACTGCGGCACAGCAGCAAAGAAAATGTCCAACCTTCCAGTAAAGTAGAGGCCTCACAGGCCCAGAGGCCCAAACCGCGGACAGTGCTCGGAGTCCTGTCAGAGAATCAGCAGCAGCGCCGATCTGACAGCAAG GGAGACCGGTTTTCCAGACCCAGTTCGGTCTCAGGCAGCTCCCAGCACACTTTGCTAGGCTGCACCTCCAGTTCCGGCTGTGATGTAAACGTTGAAGAGGCTCGTGAAGTTGTTCTTTCAGCTTCTGGTCAAGAAGTAGTGACAAAGAGTTATCACCTCGCCACTGAAACCGCCGGCCTGCAGAATACAGATGTGAGACTCCTGCTGGGGCTTAGTTCAA GTCCATACCAGGAATCGTCTATGCAGTCTGAAATAGATGACTCCCTGATGTCAGATGAGGATCTGTTTGTGACTGAGTACGCAGAGGACATCCACCTTCACCTGAGGGAGAGCGAA ATGAGGTTAAGGGCAAAGCCCGGCCACTTGGAGAATCATCCAGAGGTCACCAGCGGCATGCGCGTGGTCCTGGTGGACTGGATGGTGGAAGTCGTCCAGGAGTACAACCTTCGCCTTGAGACTCTGCACCTCGCTGTCAACTACCTGGACCGCTTTCTCTCCGGCACAGCGCTCGTCCAGCGAgcgaagctgcagctggttggcACAACGGCGTTACTGATTGCTTC AAAATACGAGGAGATCTACCCCCCCAAGCTGAATGACTTTGTGTACATCACCGACAGCACCTACACTAAGGGGCAGCTGATTCGGATGgagcattttgttttgaaagtgcTGGCCttcaagatggcagcacccaCCATGAACCAGTTCCTCCGTCTTTTCATGTCCATCCACCCGGTCAGTGCCAACACAGAGAACCTGGCCCTG TATGTAGCTGAGTTAAGCCTGATGGAAATTGAAGCCTTCCTACACTATACGTCATCCATAGTCGCAGCGGCAGCCTTCTGCCTCGCCTTGTACACTGTGAACGAATCTCTCTGG CCTGATTCCTTATCTTTATTTACTGCCTACACCATGGCTGACATTGGCCCTTGCCTAAATGAGCTCCACAAGCTCTTCATCAGGGCAGAGAGTCACCCACAACAGGCCATCACGAAGAAGTACAAGAGTTCAAA GTATTGTCACGTGTCGAGGATCACTCCACCTGACACACTGCTTTTCCCATGA
- the sparta gene encoding spartin a isoform X2, giving the protein MEPAELLLIKDQHDSAFHSLSRGLTAEEAGERAEALDYYRKGRQHLTYGVEVPTGGERHQGAAWDTARQLQQRMRDALRTVNTHLSDLETSQLTTGDQRQRLSLDLNSQPPSGSFLHLYPTIPPNQNTTPAQTPIPLPPRPVSPALCRYTLSAAAPGAIAMANPGDQPPAYTPNPSDGHRSLVYGPAGAGLWSGQRSRAAAAGRDGNELLLVPTGVQMFFVAPNGQVSSLSNPGYLRVITFDAENKDSTGGRPSAFLHVCDWLYPLTAETPVLLANSGIFMFPDSLADTPGSYVGIVLSSELPAAYRDMFVDILSQLSELRIQGPEGSDVVNLSMKVPLGPSQHQTGLTVENEKRPFPGWSEKIAQGILTGASRFSLELVKGAEATGRAIHKGAAKIREHVTPEDTPSEVSPRVSKGLQAAKQATGGAVRVSQFLVNGVSTVAGHVADKMAPHVKKHGAKLVPESMKSKDGKPSNLDGAKLVAATSVQGFSTVWSSLETGAKLVGKSVTAETVTTVTYKFRGLASLFNMSSNI; this is encoded by the exons ATGGAgcctgctgagctgctgctcatcaAAGACCAGCATGACTCGGCGTTTCACTCCCTGAGTCGTGGGTTGACTGCCGAAGAGGCCGGGGAAAGAGCCGAGGCCCTGGATTATTACAGAAAGGGCCGCCAGCACCTGACCTATGGGGTGGAGGTTCCCACTGGGGGGGAGAGGCACCAGGGAGCGGCCTGGGACACGGCCAGGCAGCTCCAACAGAGAATGAGGGACGCACTGAGGACTGTCAACACCCACCTCTCTGACCTGGAGACCTCCCAGCTGACAACAGGAGACCAGAGGCAGCGACTGTCACTGGACCTCAACAGTCAGCCTCCCAGTGGCTCTTTCCTCCACCTGTACCCCACCATCCCTCCCAACCAGAACACAACCCCAGCCCAAACCCCAATTCCACTCCCTCCCCGTCCTGTTTCCCCTGCTCTGTGCAGATACACCCTCTCTGCTGCGGCTCCAGGAGCTATAGCCATGGCTAATCCAGGGGACCAGCCTCCAGCGTACACACCAAATCCCTCAGACGGGCACCGCAGCCTGGTTTACGGCCCTGCTGGAGCCGGGCTCTGGTCGGGGCAGCGGAgcagagcggcagcagcaggacgagATGGAAACGAGCTGCTCCTCGTCCCCACTGGTGTGCAGATGTTTTTTGTGGCACCTAACGGACAGGTCAGCTCCTTGTCTAATCCAGGGTACCTGCGTGTCATCACATTTGATGCTGAGAACAAGGACTCCACTGGGGGAAGACCCTCAGCATTCCTCCAT GTGTGTGATTGGCTGTACCCACTGACAGCAGAGACACCGGTGCTGTTGGCCAACTCCGGGATCTTCATGTTCCCTGACTCCTTGGCAGATACGCCCGGGTCCTACGTGGGCATTGTGCTGTCCTCTGAACTGCCCGCAGCCTACAGAGATATGTTTGTTGACATCCTATCACAGCTCTCCGAACTCAGGATCCAG GGTCCGGAGGGGTCAGATGTCGTCAACCTGAGTATGAAAGTCCCCCTTGGTCCCTCGCAGCACCAGACAGGACTGACTGTGGAGAATGAAAAACGACCATTTCCTGGATGGAGTGAGAAGATTGCACAAGGAATCCTGACAG GAGCGTCACGGTTTAGTCTAGAGTTGGTAAAAGGAGCAGAGGCCACAGGTCGGGCCATCCATAAAGGAGCGGCCAAGATCCGGGAGCATGTCACGCCTGAGGACACGCCCTCAGAGGTCAGCCCCCGGGTCAGCAAAGGTCTGCAGGCGGCTAAACAGGCCACCGGGGGTGCTGTGCGAGTCAGCCAGTTCTTGG TTAATGGAGTGAGTACAGTGGCAGGACATGTGGCAGATAAGATGGCGCCACACGTTAAAAAACACGGTGCTAAACTGGTCCCAGAGTCCATGAAGAGCAAAGATGGCAAGCCTTCCAATTTGGATGGAGCCAAGTTAGTGGCAGCCACCAGCGTTCAAG